A window of the Anaerobaca lacustris genome harbors these coding sequences:
- a CDS encoding YhjD/YihY/BrkB family envelope integrity protein, with amino-acid sequence MKLLRDLSTTPTAQLGRASRFLVFQIKLWSHCIRLLKRNRAAQQAAALSYYTIFGLVPLAIVVLLIFQSFPAYQDIGDRLKLFAYEQLHLTKIEYSQDEEDPDQKVMLTDYLDGIIGRFFGGIDSKSLSLLSAVLVIWAALALLSTIERAFNHIWHVSRGRSFLHRMINYWALLTLGPLLVGVGIYVTTQYAAIRDIETTVLAYRVVPLILSYLLSLLAFFLLYFVLPSTKVNPAAALWGAAVAALVWSFAKHGFSTYVTQFIPYSKIYGVLGLIPLSVFWIHITWLIALFGLQLTYTTQHLKTLDAAEIESSKGGKQEYFITNDLTVINIAREIARTFARDEGPLSCEALCNRLRLPLELGDDILDYLVKAKLLVKTSEPEVGFVPARDPEHITLSEITEALAAAALAQPDLNEPEMLGRLVQAQRRFLARHSLREILQAEPLDEGIPGDGPERPAS; translated from the coding sequence ATGAAACTGCTGAGAGACCTATCGACGACGCCCACAGCACAACTGGGCCGGGCCAGCCGGTTTCTGGTGTTCCAGATCAAGCTGTGGTCGCACTGCATCCGGCTGCTCAAACGCAATCGCGCCGCCCAGCAGGCGGCGGCCCTGTCGTACTACACGATCTTCGGCCTGGTCCCTTTGGCGATCGTGGTGCTGCTGATCTTCCAGTCGTTCCCCGCGTATCAGGACATCGGCGACCGGTTGAAGCTGTTTGCCTACGAGCAACTGCACTTGACGAAGATCGAGTACAGCCAGGACGAAGAGGACCCGGACCAGAAGGTGATGCTCACCGACTATCTCGACGGCATTATCGGGCGATTCTTCGGCGGGATCGACAGCAAATCGCTGAGTCTGCTCAGCGCCGTGCTCGTCATCTGGGCGGCCCTGGCGCTGCTGTCGACCATCGAGCGGGCGTTCAACCATATCTGGCACGTCTCGCGCGGGCGCAGCTTCCTGCACCGGATGATCAACTACTGGGCGCTGCTGACCCTCGGCCCGCTGCTCGTGGGGGTGGGCATCTACGTCACCACGCAATACGCCGCTATTCGGGACATCGAAACGACGGTGCTGGCCTATCGGGTCGTGCCGCTGATTCTGTCCTATCTTCTGTCTCTGCTGGCCTTCTTCCTGCTCTATTTCGTTCTGCCGAGCACGAAGGTCAATCCGGCCGCCGCTCTCTGGGGCGCGGCCGTCGCCGCCCTGGTCTGGAGCTTCGCCAAACACGGCTTCAGCACGTACGTGACGCAATTCATCCCCTACAGCAAGATCTACGGCGTCCTGGGCCTGATCCCCCTGAGCGTCTTCTGGATCCACATCACCTGGCTGATCGCCCTGTTCGGGCTCCAACTGACCTATACGACCCAGCACCTCAAGACGCTCGATGCCGCCGAGATCGAATCGTCCAAGGGCGGCAAACAGGAGTACTTCATCACGAACGATCTGACGGTGATCAACATCGCACGGGAGATCGCCCGGACCTTCGCGCGGGATGAAGGGCCCCTGTCGTGCGAGGCCCTGTGCAATCGACTCCGCCTGCCGCTGGAGTTGGGCGACGACATTCTCGACTACCTCGTGAAGGCGAAGCTTCTGGTCAAGACGTCGGAGCCGGAGGTGGGGTTCGTCCCGGCCAGGGACCCGGAGCACATCACGTTATCGGAAATCACCGAGGCGCTGGCGGCCGCGGCGCTGGCCCAGCCCGATCTGAACGAGCCCGAAATGCTCGGCAGGCTCGTGCAGGCCCAGCGGCGCTTTCTCGCCAGGCACAGCCTCCGCGAGATCCTTCAGGCGGAGCCGCTCGACGAAGGCATACCTGGCGACGGGCCAGAACGACCTGCCTCCTGA
- a CDS encoding PP2C family protein-serine/threonine phosphatase — MIEPSGAAEGTSGEFLWAAASDIGRLREDNQDAFAAEPEAGLFLVVDGMGGHRGGAIAAGTVAQDLPPVVELGLDRLRTRNGRSIRRLLRKAILDQNHHVRREGDSESGCIGMGATLVLALFSGDRVYTANVGDSRIYRLRNGRLRQFSEDHSVVSELLGAGQITPDEAANHVDQGVVTQYMGMPEAVEPHVRSAALKPGDRFLLCTDGLTDLVSDEAIAEILAANSEPQAVCRALVEAANRAGGTDNVTVVVVVRTGNGRP, encoded by the coding sequence ATGATCGAGCCGTCGGGCGCAGCCGAAGGCACATCAGGTGAATTTCTCTGGGCGGCCGCCAGCGATATCGGCAGGCTGCGAGAGGACAATCAGGACGCCTTTGCCGCCGAGCCCGAGGCGGGGCTGTTCCTCGTGGTGGACGGGATGGGGGGCCATCGCGGCGGGGCCATCGCCGCCGGGACGGTCGCACAGGACCTTCCCCCCGTCGTCGAACTCGGCCTGGACCGTCTGCGAACGCGCAACGGTCGCTCGATTCGACGTCTGCTGCGGAAGGCGATCCTCGACCAGAACCACCACGTCAGACGCGAAGGTGACAGCGAAAGCGGCTGTATCGGGATGGGGGCGACCCTGGTTCTGGCTCTGTTTTCCGGCGACCGCGTCTACACCGCCAACGTGGGTGACAGCCGTATCTACCGCCTGCGCAACGGCCGGCTCCGGCAATTCAGCGAGGACCATTCGGTGGTTTCCGAGCTGCTCGGCGCCGGGCAGATCACGCCGGATGAGGCGGCCAACCACGTGGACCAGGGCGTGGTCACCCAGTACATGGGCATGCCGGAAGCCGTCGAACCGCACGTCCGCTCGGCGGCGCTGAAGCCGGGCGATCGGTTCCTGCTCTGCACGGACGGCCTGACCGACCTGGTGAGCGACGAGGCCATCGCAGAGATTCTCGCGGCGAACTCCGAACCCCAAGCGGTGTGCCGTGCGCTCGTGGAGGCCGCCAACCGCGCCGGGGGCACCGACAATGTGACGGTCGTCGTCGTGGTCCGGACGGGCAACGGACGGCCGTAG
- a CDS encoding 3'-5' exoribonuclease YhaM family protein, with translation MAHKFITEIEPAETINDIYLVRDPILRSTTKGDLYIAMFLCDRTGQLNGRMWQASEMVYKSLPKPGFVHVKGRSELYQNNLQIVVNTITPIDPSKVTVEDFLPRTTGDVAQMFAEVKQIVGEIGNASLKALMGAFLSDKEMMDNFCSAPGGMKLHHGCIGGLLEHTHNMLRVARAILPLYPHVQGDLVLAGVFLHDMGKTEELSYDMAFSYTDSGQLIGHINKTLLMIHRKADALRAEGVEINPEVLDALGHIILAHHGQYEFGSPKLPATAEAFMVYYIDDLDAKMNQVNAAIEGEVSDANWTAFQGPLQTRLYRKRIE, from the coding sequence ATGGCGCACAAGTTCATCACGGAGATCGAGCCGGCTGAGACGATCAACGACATCTATCTGGTTCGCGACCCGATCCTGCGCAGCACCACGAAGGGCGATCTGTACATTGCGATGTTCCTGTGCGACCGGACCGGCCAGTTGAACGGCCGGATGTGGCAGGCCAGCGAGATGGTCTATAAGTCGCTTCCGAAACCCGGCTTCGTCCACGTCAAGGGCCGCAGCGAGCTGTACCAGAACAACCTGCAGATTGTCGTCAATACGATTACGCCGATCGATCCGAGCAAAGTCACTGTCGAGGATTTCCTGCCGCGCACGACCGGCGACGTCGCGCAGATGTTCGCGGAGGTCAAGCAGATCGTCGGCGAGATCGGCAACGCGTCCCTGAAGGCGTTGATGGGGGCGTTTCTGAGCGACAAGGAGATGATGGACAACTTCTGTTCGGCGCCCGGCGGCATGAAGCTGCACCACGGCTGCATCGGCGGCTTGCTCGAGCACACGCACAACATGCTCCGCGTGGCCCGCGCGATCCTTCCGCTCTATCCGCACGTCCAGGGCGACCTGGTGCTGGCCGGCGTTTTTCTGCACGACATGGGCAAGACCGAGGAGCTGTCGTACGACATGGCTTTCTCGTATACCGACTCGGGCCAGTTGATCGGGCATATCAACAAGACGCTGCTGATGATCCACCGCAAGGCCGATGCGCTGCGGGCTGAAGGCGTTGAAATCAATCCGGAGGTTCTCGACGCCCTGGGGCACATCATCCTGGCGCATCACGGCCAGTACGAGTTCGGCTCGCCCAAGCTGCCGGCGACGGCCGAGGCCTTCATGGTCTACTACATCGACGACCTCGACGCCAAGATGAATCAGGTCAACGCGGCGATCGAAGGGGAGGTCAGCGACGCGAACTGGACCGCCTTTCAGGGACCGCTCCAGACGCGTCTGTACCGCAAACGCATCGAATAG